One window of the Rhipicephalus microplus isolate Deutch F79 chromosome 2, USDA_Rmic, whole genome shotgun sequence genome contains the following:
- the LOC119181858 gene encoding uncharacterized protein LOC119181858, with product MDIDRMKRKRAVVRTSTTKLLNDIATMEDDASLGELEEKINLLTLKEDSLKELDREIEIGVEDDALEEEIACSENYKEKINVARTKVQLMLRELSCTNAASVSASLDRTSSSSDQRESSRNIPQVTPTVKLPKLEIAKFNGELRQWQGFWSQFDTTINANHHLSNVDKFKYLNSYLTGKAAAAVAGLDLSDGNYEVALSLLKERFGRKEAIIEDHMSRLLNIKSVRDSRNLSQLRSLVDEVERGVRSLTSLGVGVSTYGALLLTVVKKAVPADLHLEYCRRKGATTGGSELEAFAHFLRVEVEAREIIQRAETPRGMCVESSVENRNSTFKAARMSSAAALHTMTKERKGCLFCSSGCHESGDCDAEMSAADKREMLKRENRCFRCTVKGHTSRECRKAKWLRCANCSGKHLTAMCDPDFREYRGSGEQNASSPPATGQATVLKSSLGSEEKFMCMEGHQFLLQTARAWTVGPHKSTLVRLLLDGGSQRTFIHRKLSERLQLNVLGEEELKIYAFGDKSAITRTKARLVELWLQSQYDGKRARVEALEVPCICADIMAAPLKSVLLELSKFGLPVADVAQGDGSENIDLLIGADHYWEIVTGSTKRLTSKLMAVETAFGWTVQGQVGAKRSPGVCPSVAGVMRVAVSEQTNKEISAQLRSFWELEHIGIKEHEPARHQDAIQQHYKETVKFEHGRYTVSFPWKPMVDELDDNYECAAKRLRANTTRLLKGDSLIVEYDACIREYIEKGYAEPANKHCSASEGPVYYMPHQAVVRQESLTTKVRVVFDASSSAKDRLSLNDVLESGPKLNPELIDLLINFRTYNIGIVADIEKAFLQISLSEGDRNAVRFLWYAATPKKGEELPAVAAYRMTRVPFGVTSSPFLLAATLRHHLEGLPEQYAETANILRSHLYVDDLVTGVDTLEQGKVLCQESSDILSQAGMRLHKWMSNDHDLVNFIEDGNVAKRNANAELPAATKVLGVGWNAHTDNFEYNLTSLLEFLTTRADSKRFVLQVSARIFDPFGFIAPTTLYVKTMFQRLWELGAGWDDPLPELMQAEWKCWCEELQCIKAVSIPRIIARDFRDEKTEKVLHIFCDASPKAYGAVGYVACKSAQGIINISLIMAKSRVAPLKRLSLPRLELMGALIGARLCHYVAKALNLQNAAAILWTDSTVAMHWIKGNAARWKPFVANRVSEVQALTDPEDWRHCPGLDNPADLITRGILPSALLESELWWRGPHWLHKDKTHWPTTGEQSPGAVECHLEERKVTVMPVISSPFEAVLKVEEFSSCSRVVRLTAWVRRFVNNCRRGKERKGGPLRAEEVIDAERYWLATTQGEAFSDDISNLKAQRPLHKGSPVLPLSPYLDGEGLMRVGGRLQFTDNHEETKHPIILPSTHPFTLLLIRKEHVRMLHSGVRDTLASLRESYWIIRGRQAVKKVIKQCLICRKQSCPQATEPVAPLPADRVTEGNPFDTVGIDFAGPLICQESRGARKCYIAILTCAVTRAVHLELVSDMSTTAFLLAFKRFVARRGICSTIYSDNALTFKRAAKDLNAMFTLLKSEEMQSYFAGNQIRWKFIVERAAWWGGFWERLVRSVKVALRKVLGRSSLSFEELTTVLYEVEAVINSRPLTFTYDDAQEPEPLSPAHFLVGRKLTTLPPHHLPAEIPGGDAHISRRWKYRSAMAEGFWRRWRREYLLELRSAHLSRPTTSSDLKIDDLVLLKEDHLKRHMWKIARIKETFKGRDGRVRACSLKLSGGTVVKRPIQLLYPLEVDRQ from the coding sequence ATGGACATCGACAGGATGAAGCGCAAAAGGGCCGTGGTGCGAACGTCAACAACAAAGCTGCTCAATGACATCGCTACCATGGAGGACGACGCGTCACTCGGTGAGCTTGAAGAAAAGATCAACCTTCTCACCCTTAAGGAAGACTCACTCAAAGAGCTAGATCGGGAAATTGAGATTGGCGTAGAAGATGATGCATTAGAAGAGGAAATTGCATGCTCCGAGAACTACAAAGAAAAGATCAACGTAGCAAGGACTAAAGTACAGCTCATGCTACGTGAGCTTAGCTGCACTAACGCCGCATCAGTGAGCGCTTCGCTAGATCGCACCTCAAGTTCCTCAGATCAAAGAGAATCTAGCCGTAACATCCCGCAAGTAACCCCCACAGTAAAGCTGCCAAAACTAGAGATAGCAAAGTTCAACGGCGAGCTTCGACAGTGGCAAGGCTTTTGGAGTCAGTTCGACACGACAATAAACGCTAACCACCACCTGTCAAACGTGGACAAGTTCAAGTACCTGAACAGTTACTTAACAGGAAAAGCAGCGGCTGCCGTTGCGGGTCTTGATTTGTCCGACGGAAACTACGAAGTTGCTCTCTCGCTGTTAAAGGAAAGGTTCGGTCGTAAAGAAGCCATAATCGAGGATCACATGTCCAGACTGCTCAATATCAAGTCAGTGCGTGACTCGCGGAACCTCAGCCAACTTCGGAGCCTCGTTGACGAAGTAGAGAGAGGTGTACGGAGCCTCACTTCTCTTGGCGTCGGTGTCAGCACGTACGGAGCTCTGCTCCTGACAGTAGTAAAGAAGGCGGTGCCTGCGGACCTTCATCTCGAATACTGTCGACGAAAGGGCGCTACTACAGGAGGCAGTGAACTGGAGGCATTTGCGCATTTTTTGAGAGTCGAGGTAGAGGCACGGGAGATTATACAGCGGGCCGAAACACCAAGGGGCATGTGTGTAGAATCGTCTGTCGAAAACCGTAACAGCACCTTTAAGGCGGCGAGAATGTCTTCAGCCGCTGCACTGCATACCATGACCAAGGAGAGAAAAGGGTGTCTGTTTTGTTCGTCAGGGTGCCACGAAAGCGGTGACTGCGATGCAGAGATGTCGGCAGCTGATAAAAGAGAAATGCTGAAGCGTGAGAATAGATGTTTCCGCTGCACAGTAAAGGGGCACACGTCAAGAGAGTGCCGTAAGGCCAAATGGCTCAGGTGTGCCAACTGTAGCGGAAAACACCTCACGGCTATGTGTGATCCTGATTTCAGAGAATACCGTGGCAGTGGTGAACAGAATGCATCCTCTCCACCAGCGACAGGACAAGCCACAGTGCTAAAGTCTTCTCTAGGCTCAGAGGAGAAATTTATGTGCATGGAGGGGCATCAGTTTCTTCTGCAAACAGCACGAGCTTGGACAGTGGGACCGCACAAAAGTACGCTTGTCAGGCTTCTCCTAGATGGTGGCAGTCAAAGGACGTTCATCCATCGCAAGTTGTCTGAAAGACTGCAGTTGAACGTGCTTGGGGAAGAGGAACTTAAAATCTATGCCTTCGGCGACAAGTCCGCTATAACCCGCACTAAGGCGCGTCTGGTCGAGCTGTGGCTGCAAAGCCAGTACGACGGGAAAAGGGCGCGAGTGGAGGCCCTCGAAGTTCCCTGCATCTGCGCAGATATAATGGCTGCGCCTTTAAAGTCAGTTCTTCTGGAACTTTCGAAATTTGGCTTGCCAGTCGCGGACGTCGCGCAGGGTGACGGAAGTGAAAACATTGATCTTCTGATCGGCGCTGATCATTATTGGGAAATTGTCACGGGATCCACTAAGCGCCTAACCTCCAAGCTGATGGCAGTAGAAACTGCATTTGGGTGGACAGTCCAGGGCCAGGTAGGCGCAAAAAGGTCACCAGGAGTCTGTCCCTCTGTTGCTGGCGTAATGCGAGTAGCAGtgagcgaacaaactaacaaagaaATATCAGCGCAGTTGAGGTCATTCTGGGAGCTCGAACACATTGGTATCAAGGAACACGAACCAGCTCGCCACCAAGACGCAATCCAACAGCACTACAAAGAAACCGTCAAATTTGAGCATGGGCGGTACACAGTGTCTTTCCCCTGGAAGCCTATGGTTGATGAGCTCGACGACAACTACGAGTGCGCCGCGAAGCGTCTTAGAGCCAACACGACGCGCCTTTTGAAGGGAGATTCCTTGATCGTGGAATATGACGCCTGCATCCGAGAATACATCGAAAAGGGCTATGCAGAGCCAGCCAACAAGCATTGCAGCGCTTCGGAAGGTCCGGTGTATTACATGCCACATCAAGCAGTTGTTCGACAAGAAAGCCTGACAACAAAAGTGAGGGTGGTGTTCGACGCATCATCAAGTGCCAAAGATCGCCTCTCACTGAATGATGTTTTGGAAAGTGGTCCAAAACTTAATCCAGAGCTCATTGATTTGTTGATCAACTTCCGCACTTACAACATCGGCATCGTCGCGGATAttgaaaaggcattccttcaaataTCTCTGTCAGAGGGTGATCGGAACGCTGTGCGGTTTCTCTGGTATGCTGCCACTCCGAAGAAAGGTGAAGAACTTCCAGCGGTGGCGGCCTACCGGATGACGCGCGTTCCGTTCGGTGTTACATCCAGCCCATTCCTATTAGCCGCAACATTACGACACCATCTTGAAGGACTCCCAGAGCAGTATGCTGAGACTGCGAACATCCTGCGCAGCCATCTCTATGTTGACGACCTTGTGACAGGGGTCGACACCCTCGAACAGGGTAAAGTGCTATGCCAGGAATCAAGCGATATATTATCTCAAGCAGGAATGCGGCTCCACAAGTGGATGTCTAACGACCACGATTTAGTCAACTTCATAGAGGATGGGAACGTGGCGAAGAGGAATGCAAATGCCGAACTTCCTGCAGCCACCAAGGTATTGGGAGTAGGTTGGAATGCTCATACAGATAACTTCGAGTACAATCTGACCTCACTTCTTGAATTCCTCACCACCAGAGCCGACAGCAAGAGATTCGTATTGCAAGTCTCAGCCAGAATTTTCGACCCCTTTGGGTTTATCGCTCCTACAACACTGTACGTAAAGACAATGTTCCAAAGGTTGTGGGAGTTGGGAGCGGGTTGGGACGACCCCTTGCCAGAATTGATGCAAGCGGAGTGGAAGTGCTGGTGTGAAGAGCTTCAATGCATCAAGGCGGTGTCCATTCCGAGGATCATCGCAAGGGATTTCCGAGATGAAAAGACAGAGAAGGTGTTGCacattttctgcgatgccagccCAAAGGCCTACGGTGCTGTCGGATACGTTGCATGCAAGTCTGCTCAAGGAATAATCAATATAAGCCTAATTATGGCCAAATCAAGAGTTGCCCCTTTGAAGCGCCTCTCGTTACCCCGACTAGAGCTGATGGGGGCCCTCATTGGTGCTCGACTGTGCCACTACGTTGCCAAGGCCTTGAACCTCCAGAATGCTGCTGCCATCCTTTGGACCGATTCCACAGTGGCTATGCACTGGATTAAAGGAAACGCTGCCAGATGGAAGCCCTTCGTGGCAAACCGAGTATCAGAGGTTCAGGCGCTGACTGATCCCGAGGATTGGAGGCACTGCCCAGGACTAGACAACCCCGCTGACCTAATCACTCGCGGTATCCTCCCATCAGCCTTGTTAGAAAGCGAATTGTGGTGGAGAGGACCACACTGGCTTCACAAGGATAAGACGCATTGGCCAACGACCGGTGAGCAGAGCCCAGGGGCAGTAGAATGTCACCTGGAAGAGCGAAAAGTGACGGTGATGCCCGTAATATCATCGCCGTTCGAGGCAGTGCTGAAAGTAGAGGAGTTCAGCTCATGCAGCAGAGTCGTGCGCTTAACTGCGTGGGTCCGCCGCTTTGTCAACAATTGCCGCCGCGGGAAAGAAAGGAAAGGTGGTCCgctacgagctgaagaggtgatcGATGCTGAGAGGTACTGGTTGGCAACAACTCAAGGAGAAGCATTCAGTGACGACATTTCCAACTTGAAAGCCCAAAGACCACTGCACAAAGGCTCTCCTGTTCTGCCACTCAGTCCGTACCTTGACGGGGAAGGTCTCATGCGAGTGGGTGGACGCTTGCAATTCACCGACAACCACGAAGAGACTAAACATCCCATCATTCTACCTAGCACTCATCCCTTCACGCTACTGCTCATAAGGAAAGAGCACGTGAGAATGCTACACTCAGGGGTGCGCGACACCTTGGCGTCATTGCGAGAGTCGTATTGGATCATCCGAGGGCGCCAGGCCGTAAAAAAGGTTATCAAGCAGTGCCTCATCTGTCGCAAACAAAGTTGCCCTCAAGCCACGGAACCAGTGGCACCACTTCCAGCTGACAGAGTAACAGAAGGAAATCCGTTCGACACTGTCGGCATCGATTTCGCAGGACCTTTGATTTGTCAAGAGTCGCGCGGTGCCCGAAAATGTTACATCGCAATTTTAACCTGCGCTGTGACACGTGCCGTCCATCTTGAGCTCGTTAGCGACATGTCGACTACAGCCTTTCTCCTGGCTTTCAAGCGCTTCGTGGCTCGCAGGGGAATCTGCTCGACTATTTATTCGGACAACGCGCTAACCTTCAAGAGAGCAGCAAAAGATCTGAATGCAATGTTCACGCTACTAAAATCAGAGGAAATGCAGTCATACTTCGCCGGAAACCAGATCAGGTGGAAGTTTATTGTTGAAAGGGCAGCTTGGTGGGGCGGATTCTGGGAACGGTTGGTGCGATCGGTGAAGGTAGCGTTGCGCAAGGTGTTAGGTCGGAGCAGTTTAAGCTTTGAAGAACTCACAACTGTCTTGTACGAAGTCGAGGCCGTAATAAACTCACGCCCATTGACTTTCACCTACGATGATGCTCAAGAGCCAGAACCACTGTCGCCGGCGCACTTCCTCGTCGGAAGAAAGCTGACAACCCTTCCTCCACACCACCTGCCAGCCGAAATTCCGGGCGGTGACGCGCATATCTCACGACGCTGGAAGTACCGGTCTGCCATGGCTGAAGGATTCTGGAGACGGTGGCGGAGAGAGTACTTATTGGAGCTTCGATCGGCGCATCTGTCCCGGCCAACGACATCGAGTGACCTAAAGATAGACGATTTAGTTCTTTTAAAGGAAGATCATCTCAAACGACACATGTGGAAGATCGCCAGAATCAAGGAAACGTTCAAGGGCagggacggcagggtgcgggcctGCAGTTTGAAACTAAGCGGGGGAACGGTGGTGAAACGACCAATACAGCTGCTTTATCCGCTAGAAGTCGACCGACAATGA